A DNA window from Enoplosus armatus isolate fEnoArm2 chromosome 9, fEnoArm2.hap1, whole genome shotgun sequence contains the following coding sequences:
- the sh3bp5b gene encoding SH3 domain-binding protein 5b codes for MDHVEKEPRSDDEAEYEEEEVDPRVQGELEKLNQSTDDINRCETELEDARQKFRSVLVEATVKLDELVKKIGKAVEESKPYWEARRLARQAQLEAQKATQDFQRAIEVLRAAKETISLAEQRLLEEDNRQFDSAWQEMLNHATQRVMEAEHTKTRSELVHKETAAKYTAAISRMKQLEKKLKRTINKSKPYFEMKAKYYLQLENLKKNVDERQAKLSQAKGEYKTALRNLEMISDEIHERRRNSAMGPRGRGVGAEGDSVSGDDISGFKMESDGISMASVCFDDEACGSSSIMSEEDSETRSTCSLGSSPSSPQELLSPCPFASSSSSCTSSSASPSPTPSSSSSPAPLSRPCSLDLPSTVSLSDFGLISPVLGPRSECSGASSPECDLERGDRAEGAEGDLDNAPTNNNNNTSSSTSSSKKSFSLEARFSFLNLRRPRTDNAKNTDSCSQKAEAGQTVVLVKGV; via the exons ATGGATCACGTCGAGAAGGAGCCCCGGTCGGACGACGAGGCTGaatatgaagaggaggaggtggaccCCAGAGTCCAG GGGGAGCTGGAGAAACTCAACCAGTCCACCGACGACATCAACAGATGTGAGACGGAGCTGGAG gacGCGAGGCAGAAGTTCCGCTCGGTCCTGGTTGAGGCCACGGTGAAGCTGGACGAACTGGTGAAGAAGATCGGCAAGGCTGTGGAGGAGTCCAAGCCTTACTGGGAGGCCCGCAGGTTGGCCAGACAG gCCCAGCTGGAGGCCCAGAAGGCCACCCAGGACTTCCAGAGAGCCATTGAGGTCCTGCGGGCGGCGAAGGAGACCATCTCCCTGGCCGAGCAGAGGCTCCTGGAGGAGGACAACCGGCAGTTTGACTCCGCCTGGCAGGAGATGTTGAACCACGCCACCCAGcgg GTGATGGAGGCGGAGCACACCAAGACGAGGAGCGAACTGGTGCACAAGGAGACGGCGGCCAAATACACGGCAGCAATCAGCCGCATGAAGCAGCTGGAGAAAAAACTCAAACGCACCATCAACAAGTCCAA gccCTACTTTGAGATGAAGGCGAAGTACTATCTGCAGCTGGAG AACCTGAAGAAGAACGTGGACGAGCGGCAGGCCAAGCTGTCTCAGGCCAAAGGCGAGTACAAGACGGCCCTCAGGAACTTGGAGATGATCTCCGATGAGATCCACGAGCGCCGGCGAAACTCCGCCATGGGCCCCCGGGGGCGCGGCGTGGGGGCCGAGGGCGATAGTGTCTCCGGGGACGACATCTCCGGCTTTAAGATGGAGTCAGACGGAATATCCA TGGCGTCGGTGTGTTTCGACGACGAGGcttgtggcagcagcagcatcatgtcGGAGGAGGACTCTGAGACTCGCTCCACCTGCAGCCTGGGTTCGTCTCCCAGCAGCCCTCAGGAGCTCCTGTCGCCCTGCCCCTTcgccagctcctcctcctcctgcacgtCCTCCTCCGCCTCTCCGTCACccactccttcctcctcctcctccccggctCCTCTGTCCAGGCCCTGCAGTCTGGACCTTCCCAGCACCGTGTCGCTGTCCGACTTCGGCCTCATCTCTCCGGTGCTCGGGCCTCGCAGCGAGTGCAGCGGAGCGTCGTCTCCAGAGTGCGACCTGGAGAGAG GTGACCGTGCTGAAGGTGCAGAGGGGGATCTGGACAACGCTCcgaccaacaacaacaacaacacaagcagcTCCACTTCCAGCTCCAAGAAGAGCTTCAGCCTGGAGGCACGCTTCAGCTTTCTGAACCTGCGCCGCCCGCGCACCGACAACGCCAAAAACACGGACAGCTGTTCCCAGAAGGCCGAGGCCGGGCAGACCGTGGTCCTGGTCAAAGGAGTCTGA